In Corythoichthys intestinalis isolate RoL2023-P3 chromosome 11, ASM3026506v1, whole genome shotgun sequence, a single genomic region encodes these proteins:
- the LOC130923726 gene encoding protocadherin alpha-C2-like encodes MGSVFLMCSLKRYVLLFVIFSFVHRAPASVTHYSIPEEMKEGSVVANLANDLSLDVKTLNKRKMRLDIIANKRYLDVNKESGDLYIVEKIDREILCPTKSSASCYLKLEVILENPVRIFNIEVEILDMNDNAPQFRRDVIHLDISESTPKRERFSLSNAVDPDVGSNTVKTYHLSESEHFDIEVQTGRDGSKFAELILKEALDREQQAVHNLILTSVDGGKPPRSGTAKVIVQVLDTNDNAPLFNKSFYSVKIIENSPIGSLVIDLNATDLDEGSNSDLTYSYSLYTPEKTQETFSLNPSTGEITVKGMLNYEDFKIYDMEVIATDKGVDSLSGQCTIKIQVEDMNDNHPEISIKSFQSPISENIDIDTVIAVVSVSDKDSGNNGVVDLYIPRNMPFKLTESSDNYYKLVVSEPLDREKVPEYDITFTVTDRGSPPLCDNETMTLQLLDVNDNVPHFPQSFYTIRVMENNAPGALLSSLSAFDPDLHENQYLVYFIVEKEIANTSMSMLFSINPENGNLYALKTFDYEMEKDFLFHIEARDSGSPPLSSNVSVHIIIVDQNDNAPVIVSPWRAHGSVVEEKIPRSTDKGSLVAKVIALDVDSVHNSRISYQFLQVSDASLFSLDQYNGEIRTMRMFSYKDWRHHRLVVAAKDNGDPALSATVTIKLSTVETAVKAYSDMTEVPLEYDIFSDLNLYLVIGLGSVSFLLLITILVTIVLKCQKVKPSKAAPPCRNSVISERNSTIADSTLVSNDAYWYSLFLAETRKGKLVVRQPVPKGSRYIVSSIPRGTGVSETSDSAPSTLQV; translated from the coding sequence ATGGGTTCCGTTTTTCTGATGTGCTCTCTTAAGAGGTATGTGCTGCTCTTTGTGATTTTTTCCTTTGTTCATCGCGCACCGGCTTCAGTCACACATTACTCCATTCCTGAAGAAATGAAGGAAGGATCAGTAGTTGCTAACCTTGCAAACGATCTGAGTTTGGATGTTAAAACACTGAACAAGAGGAAAATGCGGCTGGATATCATTGCAAATAAGCGCTATCTGGATGTGAATAAAGAGAGTGGTGATCTGTATATTGTGGAGAAAATAGACAGAGAAATCCTTTGCCCTACTAAATCATCAGCCTCTTGTTATCTGAAATTAGAGGTTATTTTGGAAAATCCTGTGCGAATTTTTAACATCGAGGTAGAAATATTGGATATGAACGACAATGCCCCTCAATTTAGGAGAGACGTCATTCATTTGGATATATCTGAATCCACTCCAAAACGAGAAAGATTCTCTCTCAGTAACGCAGTCGATCCAGACGTTGGAAGCAATACAGTCAAAACTTATCATCTCAGTGAAAGTGAGCATTTCGACATTGAAGTGCAGACTGGAAGGGATGGGTCCAAATTTGCTGAATTAATATTAAAGGAGGCTTTAGACCGAGAGCAGCAGGCCGTGCATAATCTAATACTAACatcagtagatggtggtaaacCACCACGTTCTGGTACTGCCAAAGTTATTGTTCAGGTATTAGACACCAATGATAATGCCCCTTTATTCAATAAGTCTTTTTACAGTGttaaaataatagaaaattcccccATTGGAAGCCTTGTTATTGATTTAAATGCTACAGACTTGGATGAGGGCTCCAACTCTGACTTAACATATTCTTATAGTTTATATACGCCAGAGAAAACACAAGAAACATTTAGTTTGAATCCTTCTACTGGTGAAATTACAGTTAAAGGCATGTTGAATTATGAAGACTTTAAAATTTATGATATGGAAGTTATTGCAACAGACAAAGGAGTCGATAGTTTATCAGGACAAtgtacaatcaaaattcaagtTGAGGACATGAATGATAATCATCCAGAAATATCCATTAAATCTTTCCAAAGTCCAATCAGTGAGAATATTGATATTGACACTGTGATAGCAGTGGTCAGTGTCAGTGATAAGGACTCAGGGAACAATGGAGTGGTAGATCTTTACATTCCCCGTAACATGCCTTTCAAACTGACGGAGTCCTctgataattattataaattagTAGTGTCAGAGCCATTGGACCGTGAGAAGGTTCCAGAATATGACATCACATTCACTGTGACAGACAGAGGCTCCCCTCCTTTATGTGACAATGAAACAATGACTCTACAGCTTCTGGATGTAAATGACAACGTCCCACACTTCCCCCAGTCATTTTATACAATTCGTGTGATGGAAAATAATGCTCCAGGTGCTTTGCTCAGTTCCCTTAGTGCATTTGACCCGGATCTTCATGAGAACCAGTACCTGGTTTACTTTATTGTGGAGAAGGAAATAGCTAACACCTCCATGTCCATGCTGTTCTCCATCAACCCCGAGAATGGAAACCTTTACGCTCTCAAGACTTTTGACTATGAGATGGAGAAGGACTTTCTTTTCCATATTGAGGCCAGAGACTCTGGTTCTCCTCCGCTCAGCAGCAACGTGAGTGTCCACATCATCATTGTTGACCAGAATGACAATGCTCCAGTTATCGTTTCTCCATGGCGAGCGCACGGCTCAGTGGTGGAGGAAAAGATTCCCAGATCCACGGATAAAGGCTCTCTGGTGGCCAAGGTGATAGCCTTGGATGTGGATTCTGTGCACAACTCTCGCATCAGCTACCAATTCCTACAGGTGAGTGATGCCTCCTTGTTCAGTCTGGACCAGTATAACGGAGAGATCCGTACCATGAGAATGTTCAGTTACAAAGATTGGCGGCACCATAGACTGGTTGTTGCTGCCAAAGACAATGGGGATCCTGCTCTCTCAGCTACAGTCACCATCAAGCTGTCCACTGTGGAAACCGCTGTGAAGGCCTACTCGGACATGACCGAGGTGCCTTTGGAATATGACATCTTCTCAGACCTCAATCTGTATTTGGTCATCGGTCTGGGCTCGGTGTCCTTCCTGCTGCTCATCACCATTTTAGTAACCATCGTGCTCAAGTGTCAGAAGGTCAAACCCAGCAAAGCAGCTCCTCCCTGCAGGAATAGCGTGATCAGTGAGAGGAACTCCACCATCGCAGATTCCACTCTGGTGTCCAACGATGCCTATTGGTACAGTCTGTTTCTAGCAGAGACCAGGAAAGGAAAGCTGGTGGTCAGACAGCCCGTGCCAAAGGGCTCCAGATACATTGTGTCCAGTATTCCCCGGGGCACAGGCGTGTCAGAAACTAGCGACTCCGCTCCTTCCACTCTGCAGGTATGA